The Pyrococcus horikoshii OT3 genome includes a window with the following:
- a CDS encoding ABC transporter ATP-binding protein: MYAIEVEKLTKSYGKFKAIDNLSFVVDEGIVFGFLGPNGAGKTTTILSMLGIIIPDSGDVRILGYDIFKEPLKAKERLGFLPENATIYEELTAWRNLDFFASFYRMSKQEKEKRIEELLKLVGLWDVRYRKAKTFSKGMRQRLLLAQALINDPELLILDEPTSGLDPEGARLVKDIIREQRKQGKTVFFSSHILSEVEELADKVGIIVKGKLRTVGTLEEIKKQYMELEGYEIKIETKQPLPELEIPDIIRIEKTTENKAIIFAKSDIRESISEELAKKGITIISLEIEEPSLEDVFLKTIYRREGNE; the protein is encoded by the coding sequence ATGTACGCAATTGAAGTTGAGAAGCTAACTAAAAGTTATGGAAAATTTAAGGCCATTGATAATCTATCCTTTGTTGTAGATGAGGGGATAGTGTTCGGCTTCCTGGGACCTAACGGAGCTGGAAAGACAACGACGATCTTAAGCATGCTCGGCATTATAATCCCAGATAGTGGAGACGTAAGAATACTTGGCTATGATATATTTAAGGAACCTCTTAAGGCTAAGGAGAGACTTGGATTCCTACCAGAAAATGCCACGATATACGAAGAGTTAACGGCATGGAGAAACCTTGACTTTTTCGCAAGCTTCTACAGAATGTCAAAACAGGAAAAAGAAAAGAGGATCGAGGAGCTCCTAAAGTTAGTGGGACTATGGGATGTGAGGTACAGGAAGGCAAAGACGTTCTCTAAGGGTATGAGGCAGAGACTCCTCCTCGCTCAAGCCCTCATAAACGATCCTGAACTTTTAATCCTGGATGAACCAACCAGTGGCCTGGATCCCGAAGGAGCAAGACTAGTAAAAGATATAATTAGGGAGCAGAGAAAGCAGGGAAAGACTGTCTTCTTTTCATCCCACATACTTAGTGAAGTCGAAGAACTAGCAGATAAGGTTGGAATAATAGTTAAGGGAAAGCTTAGAACGGTAGGAACACTGGAGGAGATAAAGAAGCAGTACATGGAATTAGAGGGATACGAGATAAAGATAGAAACTAAGCAACCATTACCTGAGCTTGAAATTCCAGATATAATAAGGATCGAAAAGACAACCGAGAATAAGGCAATAATCTTCGCAAAGTCTGATATAAGGGAAAGCATAAGTGAAGAGTTAGCCAAGAAGGGGATCACCATTATAAGCCTTGAAATTGAGGAGCCTAGCCTAGAGGATGTATTCTTAAAGACAATATATAGGAGGGAAGGAAATGAATAG
- a CDS encoding COG1470 family protein yields the protein MNRYLALLLVLLLLTPSIKLSTAKEVNIVIFKGRILPQERLIIGNYTITVEFGIDNFPYVIVSNGTSKLVIERAEFGASITIENLSITIGSYNARKGLFIVASWSSEGEKHVAKVGRYFEGFEVITVTNSSVTLKRGITTIEVPKDKLILYGRYGIRYSNGTIFLYKLPSVEVKKKEERELVVFYPYSEVTTEVNRSIMLPLTIFNNGTETVNVTFSVVNAPKDWDVKFYYQGIEIKKLKLREKESITLQLKVLPSSAGSHVVKFSINGDIYSFYVNVVQPKMEALKITAPILVQEAEAGSKVTFSVLLSAGEDSVISMDVREPRDWKACILVDGVRAQEIYLRRGETKVVNLILEIPRNASLGYYESKISFTVRKSNGEVIKNETITLGVNIYKTYKGQKATLKLILVDDTGSPVPKALVKVGNESYATDSTGTLEVEMNPGKYVITIEKEGYETKKEEVELGDGEKKELKLLLVREPYYFNVEAQSDIYPIVMEGLSRPFTIVIENLGKSDDEYKLEIRGIPENWNAFFTESAEGNIEVTKVKVKSGETKTVYLKVYPSLNAMPGTYNATITVISSSGIKKEIPVKIKLIGSYNMNVNLLNYRLTITAGEEKTAMMDIFNFGNAPLTNLKITVKGPQGWDVKVDPSQIPSLSPKGRERVTITVKVPEGTPAGDYRVQITVKADQAEWQDTLRVVVRQRSTSTYIGVLILIISFALVLFMMRRIGRR from the coding sequence ATGAATAGGTACCTTGCTTTACTTCTTGTTTTGCTATTGTTGACCCCATCAATTAAGTTAAGCACTGCTAAAGAGGTTAACATAGTGATATTTAAGGGAAGAATACTACCCCAGGAGAGGCTTATAATTGGGAACTACACAATAACGGTAGAATTTGGAATAGATAACTTTCCTTACGTTATAGTTTCAAATGGAACATCAAAATTGGTTATAGAGAGAGCTGAGTTTGGAGCAAGCATCACCATTGAAAACTTAAGCATAACAATTGGAAGTTATAACGCCAGGAAGGGACTATTTATAGTGGCAAGCTGGAGCTCCGAGGGAGAAAAGCACGTCGCAAAGGTAGGAAGATATTTTGAAGGGTTCGAGGTTATAACTGTGACGAATTCTAGTGTAACCTTAAAGAGGGGAATTACCACAATTGAAGTACCAAAGGATAAGCTTATATTGTACGGGAGATACGGGATAAGATACTCCAATGGAACGATATTCCTTTATAAACTTCCTTCAGTTGAAGTCAAGAAAAAGGAAGAGAGAGAACTTGTAGTTTTCTATCCTTACAGCGAGGTAACAACCGAAGTAAACCGCAGTATTATGCTACCACTTACGATTTTCAACAATGGGACGGAAACAGTTAACGTCACGTTTTCAGTCGTTAACGCTCCAAAGGATTGGGATGTTAAGTTCTACTATCAGGGGATCGAAATTAAGAAGTTAAAACTCAGGGAAAAGGAGAGTATAACCCTTCAACTTAAGGTACTACCCTCCTCCGCTGGAAGTCATGTAGTAAAGTTTTCGATAAATGGAGATATATACTCCTTTTATGTTAACGTCGTTCAACCAAAGATGGAAGCATTAAAGATCACAGCTCCTATACTAGTTCAAGAAGCAGAAGCTGGAAGTAAGGTCACGTTCTCGGTATTATTATCCGCGGGAGAGGATTCGGTAATATCAATGGACGTTAGGGAACCTAGGGATTGGAAAGCTTGCATCTTAGTCGATGGAGTAAGAGCCCAGGAAATCTACCTCAGGAGAGGAGAGACAAAAGTTGTTAACCTAATACTAGAGATCCCCAGAAATGCTAGTTTGGGATATTACGAAAGTAAGATAAGCTTTACAGTTAGAAAATCCAACGGAGAAGTTATTAAGAATGAAACGATAACATTAGGAGTTAACATTTACAAGACCTACAAAGGGCAGAAAGCAACCCTCAAGTTGATTTTAGTGGATGATACCGGGAGCCCGGTACCAAAGGCATTGGTCAAGGTTGGAAATGAGAGCTACGCAACAGATTCCACAGGAACTTTAGAAGTTGAAATGAATCCCGGCAAGTACGTAATCACGATAGAAAAGGAGGGATATGAAACAAAGAAAGAAGAAGTCGAGTTAGGAGATGGGGAGAAGAAAGAGTTAAAGCTCCTGCTCGTTAGGGAACCATACTACTTTAACGTTGAAGCCCAATCAGATATTTATCCAATCGTGATGGAAGGGCTGAGTAGGCCTTTCACTATAGTAATAGAAAACCTAGGAAAGAGCGACGATGAATATAAGTTAGAGATCAGGGGCATTCCAGAAAATTGGAATGCATTCTTTACCGAAAGTGCTGAAGGAAATATAGAAGTTACAAAGGTTAAGGTGAAATCCGGGGAAACTAAAACAGTCTACCTTAAAGTTTATCCATCTCTAAATGCCATGCCAGGAACTTATAATGCCACTATAACGGTCATCAGTTCTTCCGGAATTAAAAAGGAAATCCCCGTAAAAATTAAGCTCATAGGCTCATATAACATGAATGTTAACCTCCTTAATTACAGGTTAACAATAACCGCTGGAGAGGAGAAAACCGCAATGATGGATATATTTAACTTTGGAAACGCACCTTTAACTAACTTAAAGATAACAGTGAAAGGTCCCCAGGGATGGGATGTAAAGGTTGACCCATCTCAGATACCATCCCTATCTCCAAAAGGTAGGGAGAGGGTAACGATCACGGTTAAAGTGCCAGAAGGAACCCCAGCAGGAGACTACAGAGTTCAAATTACCGTTAAGGCGGATCAGGCCGAATGGCAGGATACATTAAGGGTAGTTGTTAGACAGAGATCAACCTCAACTTACATCGGGGTTCTTATATTAATAATATCATTTGCCCTAGTGCTCTTCATGATGAGAAGAATCGGGAGGAGGTAA
- a CDS encoding ABC transporter permease subunit produces MGAELNIASKELYTAVKTKRFIILLSTYLVFLFLTVYFSREFSSQDVGYISSMSIFGASGTVYRTPISSIFINNAMLWAFFGSLLGVLLGADAINRELSKGTIKVLLGHPVYRDQVINGKFLGNALALGIVIFVGFIFTIALALIFGIPMKGFSMVRLLVLSLVVLLYTLVFLSLGVMISSIIRSPETAMIVGIGISLFFIMVYPMIASYLAGHMVGPMPECRATVVQRTITVGTETVIARETTTEHCEEIYMEWYEEKQKWEKRINLLNPTMHFAQLMIYTFAGDEETRDYLPLGESLSYGINNLAILIVELLFPFSIAYARFMTKDLN; encoded by the coding sequence ATGGGTGCTGAACTTAACATAGCAAGCAAAGAGCTGTATACAGCAGTAAAAACTAAGAGGTTCATAATCCTGCTCTCCACTTATTTAGTTTTTCTATTCCTAACTGTTTATTTCTCAAGGGAGTTCTCAAGTCAAGATGTTGGATACATTTCAAGTATGTCAATCTTTGGGGCGAGTGGGACGGTATATAGAACTCCTATCTCCTCAATATTCATAAACAATGCAATGCTATGGGCATTTTTTGGTTCTTTATTGGGCGTTCTCCTAGGAGCAGACGCTATAAACAGGGAACTCTCAAAGGGGACTATAAAAGTCTTGCTTGGGCATCCAGTGTACAGGGATCAAGTAATCAACGGAAAATTCCTTGGAAATGCCTTGGCCTTAGGCATCGTAATCTTCGTGGGATTCATATTCACGATAGCCCTTGCCCTGATCTTTGGAATTCCTATGAAGGGTTTTTCCATGGTAAGACTATTAGTCCTATCTTTAGTTGTGCTCCTTTATACGCTGGTCTTCTTAAGCTTAGGGGTTATGATCTCTTCAATCATAAGGAGCCCAGAAACCGCTATGATAGTTGGAATAGGAATCTCCCTATTCTTCATTATGGTCTACCCAATGATAGCTTCTTACCTCGCCGGCCATATGGTTGGTCCAATGCCTGAGTGTAGAGCGACTGTAGTTCAGAGGACGATCACGGTCGGTACCGAAACGGTAATTGCACGAGAAACGACCACGGAGCATTGTGAAGAGATATACATGGAATGGTATGAAGAAAAGCAAAAATGGGAAAAAAGGATAAACTTGCTAAATCCGACTATGCACTTTGCCCAACTTATGATCTACACCTTTGCGGGCGATGAGGAAACTAGGGATTATTTACCACTCGGAGAAAGCCTAAGCTATGGAATCAACAACCTTGCAATCCTCATTGTTGAGCTACTGTTTCCGTTCTCAATAGCTTACGCTAGATTCATGACCAAGGATTTAAACTAG
- a CDS encoding pyridoxal phosphate-dependent aminotransferase, giving the protein MALSDRLELVSASEIRKLFDIAAGMKDVISLGIGEPDFDTPQHIKEYAKEALDKGLTHYGPNIGLLELREAIAEKLKKQNGIEADPKTEIMVLLGANQAFLMGLSAFLKDGEEVLIPTPAFVSYAPAVILAGGKPVEVPTYEEDEFRLNVDELKKYVTDKTRALIINSPCNPTGAVLTKKDLEEIADFVVEHDLIVISDEVYEHFIYDDARHYSIASLDGMFERTITVNGFSKTFAMTGWRLGFVAAPSWIIERMVKFQMYNATCPVTFIQYAAAKALKDERSWKAVEEMRKEYDRRRKLVWKRLNEMGLPTVKPKGAFYIFPRIRDTGLTSKKFSELMLKEARVAVVPGSAFGKAGEGYVRISYATAYEKLEEAMDRMERVLKERKLV; this is encoded by the coding sequence ATGGCGCTAAGTGACAGATTAGAATTAGTTAGTGCTTCTGAAATTAGAAAGCTCTTTGATATTGCTGCAGGAATGAAGGATGTTATCTCCCTGGGAATAGGGGAACCTGATTTTGATACGCCTCAACATATTAAGGAGTATGCCAAGGAAGCCCTGGATAAGGGATTGACTCATTATGGTCCAAATATAGGGCTTTTAGAGCTTAGGGAAGCCATAGCTGAAAAGTTAAAGAAGCAGAATGGCATAGAGGCTGATCCAAAGACAGAGATAATGGTCTTATTAGGTGCGAACCAAGCTTTCTTAATGGGCCTCTCGGCTTTTCTTAAGGATGGTGAAGAGGTATTAATACCAACTCCAGCCTTTGTCAGCTACGCACCTGCCGTTATATTGGCTGGAGGAAAGCCCGTTGAAGTCCCAACGTACGAAGAGGATGAATTCAGGCTAAACGTTGATGAGCTTAAAAAGTATGTTACCGACAAGACTAGAGCTTTAATAATAAACTCACCGTGTAATCCAACGGGAGCAGTGTTAACTAAGAAAGATCTAGAAGAGATAGCGGATTTTGTCGTTGAACATGATCTAATTGTAATAAGCGATGAAGTTTATGAGCACTTCATTTACGATGATGCTAGGCACTACAGTATAGCCTCCCTGGATGGAATGTTTGAAAGGACAATAACCGTTAACGGATTCTCAAAGACGTTTGCAATGACGGGCTGGAGGTTGGGATTTGTTGCAGCGCCTTCTTGGATAATAGAGAGGATGGTGAAGTTTCAGATGTATAACGCTACTTGTCCAGTGACTTTCATACAATACGCTGCTGCTAAAGCGTTAAAGGATGAGAGAAGCTGGAAAGCTGTTGAAGAGATGAGAAAGGAGTACGACAGAAGAAGAAAGCTCGTGTGGAAGAGGCTTAACGAGATGGGACTCCCAACGGTAAAGCCGAAGGGTGCATTTTACATATTCCCGAGGATAAGGGATACTGGGCTAACGAGCAAGAAATTCAGCGAGCTCATGCTTAAAGAAGCTAGGGTTGCAGTAGTTCCAGGTAGTGCCTTTGGAAAAGCCGGTGAGGGATACGTAAGGATCAGCTATGCAACAGCTTATGAGAAGCTTGAAGAGGCCATGGATAGAATGGAAAGGGTGTTAAAGGAGAGGAAGCTAGTTTAA
- a CDS encoding Na+-dependent transporter — MEQRERWATKIGLILAMAGNAIGLGNFVRFPTQVAGNGGGAFMVPYFLALFLLGIPVMWVEWVQGRYGGKYGHGTLGPTFYLMARESLKPRSALWFGLIGGALAFATTTLLNSYYLHLIGWSAAYSWFSITGAYYGKNTAQFFSQYLSNHGLVFLFWGITVVLLGIAVGQGVSKGIERWVKVMMPLLYVFAIILVIYVFALGSPLGQPQWSTIKGFEFIWSPNWGYLKDHLWKVMLAASGQIFFTLSLGMGIIQNYASYLGPKDDVALSGLATVSLNEFAEVVLGGSIAVPLAVAYAPKIVPPDVLAKGSDAALAWISENFGLGFSYTSLPNIFVQMGTAGRFFGALWFLLLWFAGFTSAIAMYNYLTALLEEDLGIKRSVGTWVVFIIYFLLGIPVVYINGYLDQVDAWISFQLALLALFDIIVSVWLFKPDNFWRELHEGALINVPEFYKWITVIIAPIFIALPLFGTFTDLVSKTLGWPAKIAILTMLTIGAIEAYYAIKKKYGEELEKNEVIIKV; from the coding sequence ATGGAGCAAAGGGAAAGGTGGGCAACAAAGATTGGACTTATTTTAGCAATGGCAGGAAATGCCATCGGTCTAGGAAACTTCGTTAGATTCCCAACTCAGGTTGCTGGAAACGGTGGAGGAGCATTCATGGTTCCTTATTTCCTTGCACTGTTCCTCCTTGGAATTCCAGTGATGTGGGTTGAGTGGGTTCAAGGTAGGTACGGTGGAAAGTACGGACATGGTACCCTAGGTCCAACGTTCTACTTAATGGCTAGGGAAAGTTTAAAGCCTAGAAGTGCGTTGTGGTTTGGTTTAATCGGTGGAGCTTTAGCGTTTGCAACGACAACCTTGCTTAACAGCTACTACCTTCACTTAATCGGCTGGTCCGCGGCTTACTCGTGGTTCAGCATAACTGGAGCATACTACGGTAAGAATACAGCCCAGTTCTTCAGCCAATATCTGAGTAACCATGGTCTCGTGTTCCTATTCTGGGGAATAACGGTAGTTCTCCTGGGAATAGCAGTTGGACAAGGCGTAAGTAAGGGAATTGAGAGATGGGTTAAGGTAATGATGCCCCTCTTGTATGTGTTTGCAATAATCCTAGTAATCTACGTGTTTGCTTTAGGTTCTCCACTAGGACAACCCCAGTGGTCAACAATTAAGGGATTCGAGTTCATCTGGTCACCAAACTGGGGCTATCTAAAGGATCACCTATGGAAAGTAATGCTTGCAGCGAGTGGTCAGATATTCTTCACGCTCTCTCTAGGAATGGGTATCATACAGAACTATGCTTCGTACCTAGGGCCAAAGGATGATGTTGCACTATCAGGATTAGCAACTGTTTCACTAAACGAGTTTGCCGAAGTAGTTCTTGGTGGTTCAATTGCAGTTCCATTGGCAGTTGCCTACGCTCCAAAGATCGTTCCTCCAGATGTCCTTGCAAAAGGAAGTGATGCTGCATTAGCCTGGATTTCGGAGAACTTTGGACTCGGATTCTCATACACGAGCCTTCCAAACATATTCGTGCAGATGGGAACAGCAGGAAGGTTCTTTGGAGCTCTATGGTTCCTCCTGCTCTGGTTTGCAGGATTTACCTCAGCAATAGCAATGTATAACTATTTAACCGCACTACTTGAAGAAGATCTAGGAATAAAGAGGAGCGTTGGAACATGGGTAGTCTTCATAATCTACTTCCTCCTGGGAATTCCAGTAGTTTACATAAATGGTTATCTTGACCAGGTAGATGCCTGGATAAGCTTCCAGCTTGCACTACTTGCATTGTTCGACATAATTGTCAGCGTATGGCTATTCAAGCCAGACAACTTCTGGAGAGAGCTACACGAGGGAGCACTAATTAACGTTCCAGAGTTCTACAAGTGGATAACGGTGATAATAGCACCAATATTCATAGCACTACCACTGTTTGGTACGTTCACTGACCTAGTAAGTAAAACTCTCGGGTGGCCAGCTAAGATAGCAATACTCACAATGCTAACCATTGGTGCAATTGAAGCCTACTACGCTATCAAGAAGAAGTATGGCGAAGAACTAGAGAAGAACGAGGTAATAATAAAGGTCTGA
- a CDS encoding RsmB/NOP family class I SAM-dependent RNA methyltransferase, with product MLDKLLRLGYSKLFADRYFQLWGERAIRIAEAMEKPLPRCFRVNTLKISVQDLVKRLNKKGFQFKRVPWAKEGFCLTREPFSITSTPEFLTGLIYIQEASSMYPPVALDPKPGEIVADMAAAPGGKTSYLAQLMRNDGVIYAFDVDENRLRETRLNLSRLGVLNVILFHSSSLHIGELNVEFDKILLDAPCTGSGTIHKNPERKWNRTMDDIKFCQGLQMRLLEKGLEVLKPGGILVYSTCSLEPEENEFVIQWALDNFDVELLPLKYGEPALTNPFGIELSEEIKNARRLYPDVHETSGFFIAKIRKL from the coding sequence ATGCTCGATAAACTCCTACGTCTTGGTTATTCAAAGTTATTTGCTGATAGGTATTTTCAGCTTTGGGGTGAGAGGGCTATAAGAATAGCTGAGGCCATGGAAAAACCGTTACCTCGGTGTTTTAGGGTCAATACTTTAAAGATTTCAGTTCAAGATCTTGTTAAAAGGCTTAACAAGAAGGGTTTCCAATTTAAGAGGGTTCCCTGGGCTAAGGAAGGTTTCTGTCTTACAAGGGAACCCTTCTCAATAACGTCGACTCCAGAGTTCCTTACTGGACTAATTTACATCCAAGAGGCCAGTTCAATGTACCCTCCAGTAGCCCTCGATCCCAAACCAGGTGAGATTGTAGCTGATATGGCCGCTGCTCCTGGAGGGAAAACTAGTTACCTTGCGCAATTAATGAGAAATGATGGGGTAATATATGCTTTTGATGTGGACGAAAATAGGCTAAGGGAAACTAGACTTAACCTTTCAAGATTGGGGGTTCTTAATGTTATTCTATTTCACTCATCCTCTCTGCATATTGGTGAGCTGAACGTAGAATTTGATAAGATCCTACTTGATGCCCCATGTACTGGGTCTGGTACGATACACAAAAATCCTGAAAGGAAGTGGAACAGGACAATGGATGACATTAAGTTCTGTCAAGGCCTTCAGATGAGATTATTAGAGAAGGGGCTCGAAGTCTTGAAGCCGGGGGGAATACTAGTTTATTCAACTTGCTCGTTGGAACCAGAAGAGAACGAATTCGTTATTCAATGGGCTCTAGATAATTTTGACGTTGAGCTTCTTCCCTTAAAATACGGGGAGCCTGCTTTAACAAACCCCTTTGGGATAGAACTTAGTGAAGAAATAAAAAATGCAAGAAGGCTTTATCCAGATGTGCACGAAACAAGTGGATTTTTCATTGCAAAAATTAGAAAGCTTTAG
- the rpiA gene encoding ribose 5-phosphate isomerase A — translation MNVEEMKKIAAKEALKFIEDDMVIGLGTGSTTAYFIKLLGEKLKRGEISDIVGVPTSYQAKLLAIEHDIPIASLDQVDAIDVAVDGADEVDPNLNLIKGRGAALTMEKIIEYRAGTFIVLVDERKLVDYLCQKMPVPIEVIPQAWKAIIEELSIFNAKAELRMGVNKDGPVITDNGNFIIDAKFPRIDDPLDMEIELNTIPGVIENGIFADIADIVIVGTREGVKKLER, via the coding sequence ATGAACGTTGAAGAGATGAAAAAGATTGCAGCTAAAGAGGCTTTGAAATTCATTGAAGATGACATGGTTATAGGGTTAGGGACAGGATCAACAACGGCATACTTCATTAAACTGTTGGGAGAGAAATTAAAGAGGGGAGAAATATCGGATATAGTAGGGGTTCCTACATCTTACCAGGCAAAGCTACTTGCGATAGAGCATGATATTCCAATAGCTTCTTTAGATCAAGTTGATGCCATAGATGTTGCCGTTGATGGTGCTGATGAGGTGGATCCTAATTTAAACTTAATTAAAGGTAGGGGAGCAGCGTTAACAATGGAAAAGATCATTGAATATAGGGCTGGTACATTTATTGTCCTGGTTGATGAAAGGAAGCTCGTCGATTACCTCTGTCAAAAGATGCCGGTTCCAATTGAGGTAATTCCGCAGGCGTGGAAGGCAATAATAGAAGAGCTTTCTATCTTTAATGCAAAAGCTGAACTAAGAATGGGGGTCAATAAAGACGGACCCGTAATCACGGATAATGGGAACTTCATAATAGATGCGAAGTTCCCTAGGATAGATGATCCCCTGGACATGGAGATAGAACTGAACACAATTCCGGGGGTAATTGAAAACGGGATATTTGCAGACATAGCGGATATAGTTATAGTTGGAACGAGAGAGGGCGTCAAGAAACTTGAAAGGTAA
- a CDS encoding metallophosphoesterase family protein, protein MLFHRKIKVPDCVFKAEKRVLHVSDTPVSFYRTFDEILNLIKPDIIIHTGDLADDIKLERKPWLKKEYENALIKFKNIIRGRIVYLVPGNEDDKEIIREILGRDVILVNPGTIIEIYGRTFALGHKPEDVKGKEAEFKLYGHDPKSLFPFNGIHAIHIILFPEWKVVKIRYPSWVNYDRGYRIFRGL, encoded by the coding sequence GTGTTGTTTCATAGAAAGATAAAAGTTCCTGATTGTGTTTTTAAGGCCGAGAAGAGAGTACTTCATGTTAGCGATACGCCGGTGAGCTTTTATAGAACCTTTGACGAGATCTTAAACTTAATTAAGCCGGATATTATAATCCATACTGGAGATTTAGCAGATGATATAAAGCTTGAAAGGAAACCCTGGCTTAAAAAAGAATATGAGAATGCGCTTATAAAATTTAAGAATATAATAAGAGGAAGGATTGTGTACCTTGTCCCAGGAAATGAAGATGACAAAGAGATAATAAGGGAGATCTTAGGGAGGGATGTAATTCTCGTAAATCCCGGAACTATCATTGAAATCTATGGAAGAACGTTTGCCCTCGGGCATAAGCCGGAGGATGTGAAAGGTAAGGAAGCTGAATTCAAGCTGTATGGACATGATCCCAAAAGCTTATTCCCCTTTAATGGAATACATGCAATCCATATAATCCTGTTTCCAGAGTGGAAAGTGGTTAAAATTAGATATCCTTCATGGGTAAACTATGACAGAGGCTATAGAATTTTTAGGGGGCTGTAA
- a CDS encoding 16S rRNA methyltransferase: protein MEEKKRLHLIIADAELETVPPEILDHPAIVNYAKRRKKRPEKIILDSTYHHAALRQLEDGERRGRPDIVHICLLNALDSILNKEDRLRVYVHTRNDYVIYIKPETRLPRNYNRFIGLMENLFEKGAVPEDLELLRMEKKTLNELIEEINPDVVFIMHEEGELMIPKNFGKLLDKFKKPTVIVGGFPHGDFKSKVDGVKISLYREPLMAWTIVNEVIVSYEWEVIKKFKS, encoded by the coding sequence ATGGAAGAAAAAAAGAGACTTCACTTAATAATAGCCGATGCAGAATTGGAAACCGTTCCTCCAGAGATCCTCGATCACCCCGCGATAGTGAACTATGCAAAGAGAAGAAAGAAGAGACCAGAAAAGATAATACTTGACTCAACATATCATCATGCTGCACTAAGGCAATTAGAGGATGGAGAAAGAAGGGGAAGGCCAGATATAGTTCACATATGCCTGTTAAATGCACTTGACAGTATATTAAACAAAGAAGACAGACTTAGAGTGTACGTACATACAAGGAATGACTATGTGATATATATAAAACCGGAAACAAGGCTTCCCAGGAACTATAATAGATTCATCGGTTTAATGGAGAACCTATTCGAAAAGGGAGCTGTCCCAGAAGATTTAGAACTCCTTAGAATGGAGAAGAAAACTCTCAACGAGTTAATAGAGGAAATAAATCCTGATGTAGTATTTATAATGCATGAAGAAGGAGAGCTCATGATACCCAAGAACTTCGGCAAGCTCCTTGATAAGTTCAAGAAACCTACAGTTATAGTTGGAGGATTCCCCCATGGCGATTTTAAGAGTAAGGTTGATGGAGTAAAGATAAGCCTATACAGGGAACCTTTAATGGCCTGGACTATAGTCAACGAGGTGATAGTATCTTACGAATGGGAAGTTATTAAAAAGTTTAAGAGTTAG